In Caproicibacterium amylolyticum, a genomic segment contains:
- a CDS encoding VirB4-like conjugal transfer ATPase, CD1110 family has translation MTLTANKAHKKKPSLPPEHIINKRISNVYFPWKKRSTAQSSIPYDVLYEDGIAYLGNHQYSITYNFDDINYTNTDDQTRTAAFEDYCYLINSFDDTIGIQMHIVNMQLARTAVNVLVSCPQTSSAHLETVVNDLNNTANQRLTGSDSYIKKKYITLTILENSYEAAQQRFNRIDSDILSQLRSMGCATHKLNKYGRLVLLREYYRPDDLSPISREETLRNGIYDKDLIAPFGIDKVPGDRYIKLGDDYVQCLFFSAFPHDLSDELIHDLTDKVDRDMFITINIQPTDPDIAIKDVEKKLKRLDTEKYNIIARQCKAGIPIPEIPRELEGEIKNTTRFLEDLRTRNEKMFMANVLIMVRGKTKDEVDLIAEEVMSPAKKHGCTIHPFTFDHENALNSVVPLGRNDTFVKRSFKTTSIAVFTPFNVTEIVQPTGFCYGKNALSHNILMLDRKTLMNPHGFYFGASGSGKSMGAKLEIIECFLRTHDDMIIIDPDGEFTKVVELLGGQVIKVSNGSQTNFNPFDINEYYGGEEEPDPIPFKSDFIISLLEITLNYRYGIDAITRSVIDHCVREIYAKYIKHPCKANIPTFQDFYEVLGNQDKPEAKALKGALEIYVEGSLNIFAKKTNIDINNRLVCFNTRDLGKQLKLMGMSIIQDWCWNHISENQAKLKTTWLWNDEIHHSLRNANTGSWLIDSWKRGRKYGLIATGMTQEVRDVLKNEDSKSLLSNSEFIMLYRQKPDMIEDLAQVMDLSGRQVKKLQHSDSGCGLFKAGNSIVEFDNRYPDDTELFKVVMSDVNKRRREGT, from the coding sequence AGCAAATAAAGCCCATAAAAAGAAGCCCTCTCTTCCCCCAGAGCATATCATCAACAAGCGAATTAGTAATGTGTATTTTCCGTGGAAAAAGCGTTCTACGGCACAGAGCAGCATTCCGTATGATGTTTTGTATGAAGATGGAATCGCATATTTGGGAAACCACCAATACAGCATCACATACAATTTTGATGATATTAACTACACGAATACCGATGATCAGACACGGACTGCTGCCTTTGAGGATTACTGCTACCTCATAAATTCCTTTGATGATACAATTGGTATTCAAATGCATATTGTCAATATGCAGCTTGCCCGGACTGCCGTAAATGTTCTTGTATCGTGTCCCCAAACTTCCAGCGCGCACTTGGAAACTGTTGTCAACGACTTGAACAATACAGCTAACCAGCGTCTTACTGGCTCTGATTCTTATATCAAAAAGAAATATATTACGTTGACAATTCTCGAAAATAGTTATGAGGCAGCCCAACAGCGGTTTAATAGAATTGATTCTGACATTTTATCACAGCTTCGCTCGATGGGATGTGCCACACACAAGCTTAACAAATATGGACGGTTGGTTCTGTTACGCGAATACTATCGTCCAGATGATCTCTCACCTATAAGTAGAGAAGAAACACTACGGAACGGCATATATGACAAAGATCTAATCGCACCCTTTGGCATTGATAAAGTTCCGGGAGACCGCTACATTAAACTCGGTGATGATTACGTTCAGTGCCTCTTCTTCTCAGCATTTCCGCATGACCTATCTGACGAATTGATTCACGATCTGACCGATAAAGTCGACCGCGATATGTTTATTACAATCAACATACAACCAACCGACCCGGATATTGCTATTAAAGATGTTGAAAAGAAATTAAAACGGCTCGATACCGAAAAATACAATATCATTGCACGCCAGTGCAAAGCGGGTATTCCAATACCTGAAATTCCTCGTGAGTTGGAAGGGGAAATTAAAAACACAACGCGCTTTTTGGAAGATCTTCGCACACGCAATGAAAAAATGTTTATGGCAAATGTTTTAATCATGGTTCGCGGTAAAACCAAAGATGAAGTTGACCTCATTGCCGAAGAAGTTATGTCTCCTGCCAAAAAACATGGCTGTACAATTCACCCATTTACATTTGACCATGAAAATGCCCTAAATTCTGTAGTCCCACTTGGCCGGAATGATACTTTTGTAAAACGAAGTTTTAAAACAACTTCCATCGCTGTATTTACTCCATTTAACGTAACAGAAATTGTACAACCTACTGGCTTTTGTTATGGTAAGAATGCTTTGTCTCACAACATTTTGATGCTGGACAGAAAGACACTGATGAATCCGCACGGGTTTTACTTTGGAGCTTCCGGTTCCGGCAAAAGCATGGGTGCAAAGCTTGAAATCATTGAGTGTTTTCTCCGTACACACGATGATATGATTATCATTGATCCAGACGGTGAATTTACAAAGGTTGTTGAACTGCTAGGCGGTCAGGTAATCAAAGTTTCAAATGGTTCACAAACCAATTTCAATCCTTTTGACATTAATGAGTATTACGGTGGTGAAGAAGAACCCGATCCAATTCCATTCAAATCAGATTTTATTATCTCATTGCTGGAAATCACTTTAAACTACCGTTATGGTATTGATGCCATAACCCGTTCCGTAATTGACCATTGCGTAAGAGAAATATACGCGAAATATATAAAACACCCATGCAAAGCAAATATTCCAACTTTTCAGGACTTCTATGAAGTGCTTGGAAATCAGGACAAGCCGGAAGCAAAAGCTCTCAAAGGTGCTTTGGAAATCTATGTAGAAGGCTCGCTTAATATTTTTGCCAAAAAAACAAACATAGATATCAACAACCGGTTAGTTTGCTTCAACACTCGTGATTTGGGTAAACAGCTCAAATTAATGGGTATGTCAATTATCCAGGACTGGTGTTGGAACCATATTTCTGAAAATCAGGCCAAATTAAAAACTACATGGTTGTGGAATGATGAAATTCATCACTCATTGCGCAATGCCAATACAGGTTCGTGGCTGATTGACAGCTGGAAGCGTGGCCGTAAGTATGGCTTAATTGCAACTGGTATGACCCAGGAAGTACGGGATGTCCTGAAAAATGAAGATTCAAAATCCCTTCTTTCCAATTCTGAATTCATTATGCTTTACAGGCAGAAACCTGATATGATTGAAGATTTGGCTCAGGTCATGGATCTCTCCGGACGCCAGGTGAAAAAGCTGCAGCACAGCGACAGCGGTTGTGGGCTGTTTAAAGCCGGAAACAGTATTGTTGAATTTGATAATCGTTACCCGGATGACACGGAATTGTTTAAGGTCGTTATGTCTGATGTAAACAAACGCCGTCGTGAAGGAACGTGA